The nucleotide sequence CTCGACGACCTCGACCGCGTCTTCCCGACCCCCGCCGGCACGACGCCCGCGGTCGCGGAGTGGGCCGCATACCCGCTCGGCGTGGCCTGGGCGCTCCGTGCCGCGGCCGCGGGCGCGGCCACCGGCCTGGACATCGCGATCGCCTCTGACGTCCCGGTCGGCGCCGGGCTCTCGTCCTCCGCGGCGATCGAGGGTGCCACGGCCACCGCCCTCGACGACCTGTGGGGCACGGGTCTCGACGCCGTCTCGCTCGCCCGCATCGGACGGACGGCGGAGAACGAGGCCGTGGGCGCGCCCACCGGGATCATGGACCAGATGGCCTCGATGCTCGGCGAGTCCGACGCCGCGATCTTCCTCGACTGCCGCTCCCTCGCCACCGAGGTCGTGCCGCTGGGCATGGCCGACGCCGGCCTCGCCGTGCTCGTGATGGACACCCGCGTGACGCACGCGCATTCGACCGGAGGCTACCGGGAGCGCCGGGCCGCGTGCGAACGCGGCGCCGCGCTCCTGGGGGTTCCGGCGCTGCGCGATGTCGCGGTCGCCGACCTCACCCGCGCGGAGCGCCTGATGGACGACGTGACCTTCCGCCGCGTCCGTCACATCGTCACCGAGAACCAGCGCGTGCAGGACACCGTGGCGACCCTGCGGGCGCGGGGCCCGCGCGCCATCGGCGACCTGCTCGTCGCCTCCCACGCATCGATGCGCGACGACTTCGAGATCTCCACTCCCGAGCTCGACGCCGCCGTGGAGACCGCCCTCACCTCGGGGGCCGTGGGCGCCCGCATGACCGGGGGAGGGTTCGGCGGCGCGGCGATCGCCCTCGTCGACCGCGACGCCGTCCCTCTCCTCGCCGACGCCGTCCGGGCACGTTTCACCGCCGAGGGCTTCGTCGCCCCGCACCTGTTCGAGGTCAGCCCGTCCGCCGGGCCCCGCCGCGACGCCTGACAGAATGAAGGGTCGAGCCGCCACCGCCGCGGCCGGAGAGGAACGCATGTCCTGGATCGTCACCGGCGGCGCCGGCTACATCGGCGCCCACGTCGTCCGCGCACTCGCGGACGCGGGGCTCACCCCCGTCGTCCTCGACGACCTCTCCAGCGGCGTCCCCTCCTTCGTCCCCGCGGGGGTGCCGTTCGTCCGTGGCAGCATCCTCGACCGCGCCCTCGTCGAGGAGACCCTGCGCACGCACCAGGCGGAGGGCGTGATCCACGTCGCCGGCTACAAGTACGCCGGGGTGTCGGTCCAGCGCCCGTTGCACACCTACGCGCAGAACGTCGAGGGGACGCGGATCATCCTCGAGGCGATGGAGGCCGCGGGGGTCGCGAACATCGTCTTCTCCTCGTCGGCCGCCGTGTTCGGCACCCCGGATGTGCCGCTGGTCGTCGAGGACACCGCCAAGAAGCCGGCCAGCCCGTACGGCGAGTCGAAGCTCATCGGCGAGTGGCTGCTGCGCGACCAGGCGATCGCCACCGCCGACTCCGCCCGCCCGCTGCGCCACACCTCGCTGCGGTACTTCAACGTCGTCGGCTCGGCCGACCCGACGGTCTACGACGTCAGCCCGCACAACCTCTTCCCCATCGTCTTCGAAGCCCTGATCGAGGGACGCACCCCGAAGATCTTCGGCGACGACTACGACACCCCGGACGGCACGAACGTGCGCGACTACGTGCACGTCGGCGACATCGCGGCCGCCCACGTCGCGGCCGCGCAGCGCTTGGCCTCCGGCGCCCCGATCGAGCCGGCCTACAACCTCGGCTCCGGCGACGGCCTGAGCGTGAAGCAGATCATGGATGCGGTCGCCCGGGTGACGGGCATCGACTTCACTCCGGAGATCGGCCCGCGCCGCCCCGGCGACCCGGACCGGATCGTGGCGACCGGCGAACTCGCCGCCCGCGATCTCGACTGGACCATGCGCTACACGGTCGACGAGATGGTGCGCACGGGCTGGGAGGCCCGCCGCGCCGCCGTCTGACCTCAGACGTCGCGGGTGCGCAGCGGGTAGAGCCAGAAGCACAGCCAGCCGACGGCGGTGAACGCCAGCGGGATGACCGCGAGCATGAGCCGGATGCCGCCGTCGACGGCCTCCGGCTGCGCATCGCCGAGTTCGGCGTCGAAGCCCGTCGCCGTCAGCACGGCGGCGGCGACGATCGCCTGGAGGACCACGGAGCCGCGGACGACGAAGCCGTTCACCCCGAAGTAGGCGCCCTCGCGGCGATGACCCGTGCGGTGGGCGTCGTCGTCGATGATCTGGGCGAGCACCACCTCGAGCAGCTGGAGGAGGCCGCCGACGCCGACGCCGACCGCCACTCCGACGAGAGCCGCCGCCCCCACGGTCGTCGGGATCAGATAGCCCAGCACCGCCACCCCGAAGACGGCGACGCTCCACAGCAGCGCGGTGCGCGGCGAGGTGCGCCGCACCACCGCGCTCCACAGCACGATCGACGGGATCGCAGTGACGAAGATCGCCCCGAGCAGCAGACTCCCCTCCCCCTCCGGCGCTCCCAGCGAGTAGCGCACATAGAACGGGACGGCGGCGAGGATCACCGCGATCGACGTCTGCACGCACAGCGAGCCGAGCACGTAGGGCACGAAGGCACGGTTGCGGAACGTGTAGACGAGCTGGTCCCGCCAGCGCATCGCCTCGGACGCGGCCTCCGGGACGCGGCGCTCGATCATGCCCCCGAGGAAGGACCACGCGAGCAGCACCAGACACACGCCGGACAGCACGAGCGCCATGCCGGGCCAGCCGATCGCGTCGTAGAGCGCCGGCGCCCCGGCCGTGCCGAGCACCATGCCGAGGATCGCGAAGATCTGCCGCGGCACGTTCCCGCGGGCGCGCTCCTCCGTCGTCCGGAAGATCTCCGGGAACAGCGCCGAGATGTTGAGCACCACCACGACGAACGCAATGTCGTAGACGGCCACCACCACGAGGAACCAGACGATGAGGCCCGCCGCCGGCAGGGCGGGCGGCATCCACACGAGCGCGAAGGCGACGACGAGCGGCACGATGCCGAGCCCGATCCACGGGATGCGGCGGCCCCACGGCGTGCGGATCCGGTCGGACAGGGCGCCGACGACCGGATTGAGTGCCGCGTTGAGGATGCCGTGCGCGATCATGGCCGCCGCCACCCAGCCGGCCGGGACGGCGAGGTGCGACACGTAGAAGTAGACGACGAACGCGGAGAACGTCTGCGTCATCAGCTGCGTCGGGAACCCCGATGCCCCGAAGGCGATGGACTGGGCGCGGGTGGGGGCGGCGTCGAGACGGCGGTCGCGCAGCCGCTCGCCGAGAGTGGTCACCGCGCCTCCCCGCGCTGCAGGTCGCGCAGCGCCCGCCACCCGAGCCGGACCAGGCCCTCGTCCGCCATCGCCTGCCGGACGACCGGGTCGTCGAGGAGGCGCCGTTCGTAGTCGCGCTTCGCCGCCCCGAAGTCCACCGCCGCCCGCAGCTCCTCCCCGTCGGTCATCGGGTGCAGGTAGATCTCGGTGACCCCGGACGGCACGGCGCGCAAGAGCGCGAGGAAGCCGTCACGCACCTGCTCGTACGTCTCCTCGTCGGCGGTCCCCTCCCCTCCCAGCTCGAAGGGGTGCGTCCACAGCCGGTCGACGATCTCGACACCGAACGCATCCGCCACCGCCGCCGCCTCGGTCAGCTTCGCCTGCAGCCGCGGGTCCGCGTCCGCCCCCTCCATGTGGCGGGGAAGCCGGAAGGGCAGACCGTGCCGGGCGGCGAGCGCGAAGACCGGGCGCAGGAAGTCGCGACCGGTGAGGAGTCCGTAGACCGATCCCATGTGGTTGTCGAGATGGGTGACGTCGACACCGGCGTCGAGGGCGGCCTGCAGCTGCGCGGCGATCTCGGCCGCGACATCCGCCTCGGACGCCTGCCGCTCGACGGTCGCGACGTCCGCGGGGAAGAAACCGTCGGGGTCGACGACGGTCGCACCTCCGGTCAGCGGGCGCCAGCGGTACCGCCGCCACTCGCTGGTGAGCACGAGATGCACCCCCACGTCGAGGGCGGGCTGTCCCGCGGCGAACGCCAGCGCCTCCGGCGACCAGGCGCACGGCACCATGACCGTGGCGGAGTCGATGCGGTCGCGGGCGAGGAGGTCGGAGATGGCCGTGTTCGCCGCATGGCACATCCCGAAGTCGTCGGCATTGAGGATCACCGCTCGGGCACCGGCTGGCAGCCCGAGACGATCGGCGAGGGCGGAGGAGGCGATCATGGCGGATCCTGTCGGACGGGGGGTCAGCGGCCGCCGGCCGCGGGACGGGACGGCGCGAGGAGGCGCGTGAAGACCTCGGCGCGGAGGGCGGACGCGGCCTCGCCCACCGCTCCGACGAGCGGTGCCTCGGGGCCGAACGCGGAGGCAACGAACCGGAGCGAGAGTTGCGCGGAGTACTCCTCGGCGACGCGCTCGACCGCGTCCAGCAGTGCCGGATGCGCGGCCTCACCGCCGAGGATGAACGCTTCGGGGTCGAGCACGAGAGCGACGCTCCCGGCCACGAGGAACAGCCGGCGGCCGATCTCGGCGACGAGCGCCCGCGCGGCATCGTCGCCGTGGCGGGCCGCTTCGAGGTGGGCGAGGAACGGGGCGTCCACGTCGAGTCCGAGGCCGAGGGCGAGGTCGCTCACGACCGCGGCGCCCACGACCGGGGCGCCGATGGGGACCGGCGTCTGCGGGAGGTACATGACCTCGCCCGCGACGCCCGAGAATCCGCGGTGCAGCGCCCCGTCGATGACGATCCCGGCGCCGAGGTCGTCGTCGAGGAGGAGCAGCGCGAAGCTCGCCAGATCGGCGCCGACGCCGGTGGTGAGCTCCGCGAGCGCGGCGAGGTTCACGTCGTTCTCGATACGCACCGGGCAGTCGAGTGCGGCGGTGAGGGCGGCACGGAACGCGCCTCCGTCCGGACCCTGGTCATCGCGGATCGCGCCGTCGGACCCGACGATCCCCGGGACCCCGACGACGGCGAGGTGGAGGGCGCCCTTGGCGGAACGTCGGCAGGCGGCGACGAGCGCCGCGATGTGCGCGACGCGGTCGCCGCCCACGGGGAACGGGCCGTGCCGCTCGGCGCGCACGGCGCCGGTCGCGTCGACCAGGACGACGTGGGCGGCCTGATGGTCGACGTGCACGGCTGCCGCATGACCGAGCCCCGGGTGCAGCCCGACCCGCCCCGCGGCGGGCCCGCGGGTGTCGCGATCGAGACCGGCGGCGGCCACCGCGCCCGCCGCATCCAGCATCCGCAGCACCTGCGTGACCGCGGTGCGGGACAGTCCGGTCGCCGCCATGAGCTCGGCCCTGGTCTGGGGGCCGCTCGCGGCGAGACGCTCGAGGATGGCGCGTCCGTTGAGCGTGCGGAGCAGGGTCTGCGGTCCTGCGAGGGGTCGGGACATACGGCGGAACCTCTGAGGGGTCGGTGCTCGTGCGGAGTCGGTGCCCGACAGCCTGCCACATCGAGTCGCACCCGTCGACCTCCCCCCGCGGCTGCGCCACCAGCACGACCCCGCCACGCCCGCACGACCCAACCCCGGTTCTGGTCCCGCACACGTCCCCGGCTCGTGCCGGTGACCCGGGACGAGGGAACGGGAGGGAGGACGGACAGACCAATCGGGGCGCCGGAGCCGGTCCGGTCGGGCGACCGGGGTCTCGGATGGGCCCGTGACACCTGCACGACCCGGACACGGCTGCACGACGAAACCCTGGTTCTGGTCGCCCGCACGTCCCGGGGTCGTGCAAGTGCACCTGGGGGGATGGGACGGACGGGACGGGGACGGGGACGGGACGGGACGGACGGGACGGGAGGGGAGGGGAGGGTGTCTGCGGGCCTGCATAGGGTGGAGGGATGACGCCCCTGGTGATCCGTGACGCCGTCGCCGACGATGCCGAGGCCGTCGCGCGTGTGCACGTGCGCTCGTGGCAGGCGGCGTACGAGGGGCTCATCGATCAGGAGGTGCTGGACGGGCTGTCCGTCACCGAGCGGGCCGACGGATGGCGCCGCATCTTCGCCGAACCGCTGCCCACCAGCCTCGGGACGCTGGTCGCCGAGCGCGACGGCGAGGTCGTCGCGTGGGCGTCGTTCGGCTCCGGTCGCGACCTCGACGGTCCGGACGACGCGGAGCTGTACGGGCTGTACGCCGACCCGGACGCCTGGTCGACGGGGGCGGGGCATGCGCTGCTGGATGCAGCGGAGCAGCGGATGATCGATGCCGGGCACACCCGCGCATACCTCTGGGTGCTCGACGGGAACCACCGGGCCGACCGCTTCTACGCCCGGCACGGGTGGGAGCTCGACGGGGCCACGAAGATCGACCAGCGCCCCCAGCTCACGCTCTGCGAGCACCGGCGGGTCAAGCTCCTCGGCCCGCGCTGAGCGTCAGTCCAGCGCGCTCATCACGTGCTTGATCCGGGTGTAGTCGTCGAAGCCGTACTGCGACAGGTCCTTGCCGTACCCGGAGTGCTGGAACCCGCCGTGCGGCATGTCCGACACGAACGGGAGGTGGGTGTTGATCCACACGCAGCCGAAGTCGAGGTCGCGGGAGAACCGCATCGCGCGGGCGTGGTCCCGGGTCCACACGGAGGCGGCGAGCGCGTACGGCACGTCGTTGGCCATCGCGAGCGCCTCGTCCTCGGTGTCGAACGGCTGCACGGTGAGCACCGGACCGAAGATCTCTCCCTGCACGACCTCGTCGTCCTGACGGACCCCGGTCACGACGGTCGCCTCCCAGAAGTAGCCGCGGTCGCCCTGGCGCACTCCGCCGGTGGCGACGGTGGCGTGCGCGGGCAGCCGATCGATGAAGCCCTGCACCTGGGCGAGCTGGGCGGCGCTGCTCAGCGGCCCGTAGAGCACGCCCTCCTCGTGCGGGGCGCCGGTGCGCGCGTGCGTCCGCGTCCGCGCCACCAGCGCGTCGACGAACGCGTCGTGCAGGGAGGCGTGCACGAGAACCCGGGTCGCAGCCGTGCAGTCCTGACCGGCGTTGAAGAAGGCGCCGGCGACGATGCCCTCGACGGCTTTCCCGATCGTCGCGTCCGGGAAGACGATCGCGGGCGCCTTGCCGCCCAGTTCCAGGTGCACGCGCTTGACGTCGTCGGCCGCCGCGCGGGCCACCGCCATGCCGGCCCGCACCGAGCCGGTGATGGCGACCATCTGGGGTGTCGGGTGCGCGACGAGGGCGGCCCCCGTCTCGCGGTCGCCGAGCACGACGTTGAGCGTGCCGGGCGGCGTGTGCCGGGCGACGATCTCCGCGAGCAGCAGCGTCGTGAGCGGCGTGGACTCCGCGGGTTTGAGCACGACGGTGTTGCCGGCGGCGAGGGCGGGGGCGATCTTCCACACCGCCATGTTGAGGGGGTAGTTCCAGGGCGTCACCTGGCCGATCACGCCGATCGGCTCCCGGCGCACGAACGAGGTGTGGCCGGGGAGGTATTCCGCGGCGGCGCGCCCTTCCAGGCTCCGCGCGGCGCCGGCGAAGAACCGCAGCTGGTCGACGGACTGGAGGATCTCGTCGGCGACGAGTGTCGCCCGCGGCTTGCCGGTGTCCTGCGATTCGAGGTCGGCGAACTCCTCGGCGCGCGCCGCCATCTCCTCGGCGATGCGGAACAGCGCGAGCTGGCGCTCGGCCGGGGGCGTCGCACGCCAGACGGGGAAGGCGGCAGTGGCGGCGGCGTAGGCGGCATCGACGTCGGCGCGGTCCGAGAGCGGGATCTCGCCGTAGGCTTCTTCCGTCACGGGATCGATGAGGGGCAGTCGCCCGCTCCCCCGTGCCGCGACGGGCTCTCCGCCGATGAAGTTCTGCAGGGGCGCGGTCGTCGTCGACTGTCGGGACATGGCGCCATGCTAGCCACAAGACAGCGGAATCTGTAGCTTTTCTGCCAAACCTCGACGGAATCAGTTGCGCACGAGGGGTCGAAATGACACGATCGGTATATGAGTCCGAAGTCACCTCCGCCCGCCCTCGATGACATCTCCAAGCGCATCATCGAGCTGCTGCAGGAGGACGGGCGCCGCCCGTACGCGGAGATCGCGCGCGAAGTCGGGCTCAGCGAAGCGGCAGCCCGGCAGCGCGTGCAGCGCCTGACCGAGTCGGGCGTCATCCAGATCGTCGCCGTGACCGACCCGCTGCAGCTCGGCTTCCACCGCATGTCGATGATCGGGATCCGCGTCTCGGGCGACCCCCGCGCGATCGCGGAGGAGCTCTCCGCGATCCCCGAGCTGGCCTACGTCGTCGTCACCCTCGGGACGTTCGACATCCTCGTGGAGGCGGTGTGCGAGGACGACGACCACCTGCTCGACCTCATCGCCACCCGCATCCGCGCCATCCCCGGCATCCTCCAGACGGAGAGCCTGCTCTACGCGGGCCTCTACAAAGACCTCTACAACTGGGGAACGCGCTGACGCGCCCTCCCGCATCGGAGTGAACATGGGCACCACGGTCTTCGAACGCCGACGTCCTCCGCGGTCCGTCATCGACGACGCCCTGCGCGACACGGCCCTGTCCGTCTTCTGGCTCGACGACGTCGAGCGCCCCGTGCACCCGCCCCTCCGCGGCACCGTGCACGCAGACCTCGTGATCGTCGGCGGCGGCTACACCGGCCTCTGGACCGCGGTGCGCGCGAAGGAGCGGGACCCCGGACGCCGGGTCGTGCTGCTCGAGGCGTCCCGCGTCGCCTGGGCCGCGTCCGGCCGGAACGGCGGATTCTGCGAGTCCAGCCTCACCCACGGCCACGAGAACGGCGTGAACCGCTGGCCCGAGGAGATCGACCGGCTGGAGGAGCTGGGGCACGAGAACCTCGACGGCATCGCCGAGACCGTCCGCCGATACGACATGGACGCCGAGTTCGAGCGGACGGGCCAGCTCGCGGTCGCCGTCGAACCGCACCAGGTGGAGTGGCTCCGCGA is from Microbacterium sp. BLY and encodes:
- the galE gene encoding UDP-glucose 4-epimerase GalE gives rise to the protein MSWIVTGGAGYIGAHVVRALADAGLTPVVLDDLSSGVPSFVPAGVPFVRGSILDRALVEETLRTHQAEGVIHVAGYKYAGVSVQRPLHTYAQNVEGTRIILEAMEAAGVANIVFSSSAAVFGTPDVPLVVEDTAKKPASPYGESKLIGEWLLRDQAIATADSARPLRHTSLRYFNVVGSADPTVYDVSPHNLFPIVFEALIEGRTPKIFGDDYDTPDGTNVRDYVHVGDIAAAHVAAAQRLASGAPIEPAYNLGSGDGLSVKQIMDAVARVTGIDFTPEIGPRRPGDPDRIVATGELAARDLDWTMRYTVDEMVRTGWEARRAAV
- a CDS encoding Lrp/AsnC family transcriptional regulator, which translates into the protein MSPKSPPPALDDISKRIIELLQEDGRRPYAEIAREVGLSEAAARQRVQRLTESGVIQIVAVTDPLQLGFHRMSMIGIRVSGDPRAIAEELSAIPELAYVVVTLGTFDILVEAVCEDDDHLLDLIATRIRAIPGILQTESLLYAGLYKDLYNWGTR
- a CDS encoding GNAT family N-acetyltransferase, which gives rise to MTPLVIRDAVADDAEAVARVHVRSWQAAYEGLIDQEVLDGLSVTERADGWRRIFAEPLPTSLGTLVAERDGEVVAWASFGSGRDLDGPDDAELYGLYADPDAWSTGAGHALLDAAEQRMIDAGHTRAYLWVLDGNHRADRFYARHGWELDGATKIDQRPQLTLCEHRRVKLLGPR
- the galK gene encoding galactokinase — encoded protein: MTAAHDAAVDLFTRLTGRTPDGVWSAPGRVNLIGEHTDYNDGFVLPFAIPQRTVAAVGRRADRRIRVASTFADEPVEVELDDLDRVFPTPAGTTPAVAEWAAYPLGVAWALRAAAAGAATGLDIAIASDVPVGAGLSSSAAIEGATATALDDLWGTGLDAVSLARIGRTAENEAVGAPTGIMDQMASMLGESDAAIFLDCRSLATEVVPLGMADAGLAVLVMDTRVTHAHSTGGYRERRAACERGAALLGVPALRDVAVADLTRAERLMDDVTFRRVRHIVTENQRVQDTVATLRARGPRAIGDLLVASHASMRDDFEISTPELDAAVETALTSGAVGARMTGGGFGGAAIALVDRDAVPLLADAVRARFTAEGFVAPHLFEVSPSAGPRRDA
- a CDS encoding MFS transporter, with amino-acid sequence MTTLGERLRDRRLDAAPTRAQSIAFGASGFPTQLMTQTFSAFVVYFYVSHLAVPAGWVAAAMIAHGILNAALNPVVGALSDRIRTPWGRRIPWIGLGIVPLVVAFALVWMPPALPAAGLIVWFLVVVAVYDIAFVVVVLNISALFPEIFRTTEERARGNVPRQIFAILGMVLGTAGAPALYDAIGWPGMALVLSGVCLVLLAWSFLGGMIERRVPEAASEAMRWRDQLVYTFRNRAFVPYVLGSLCVQTSIAVILAAVPFYVRYSLGAPEGEGSLLLGAIFVTAIPSIVLWSAVVRRTSPRTALLWSVAVFGVAVLGYLIPTTVGAAALVGVAVGVGVGGLLQLLEVVLAQIIDDDAHRTGHRREGAYFGVNGFVVRGSVVLQAIVAAAVLTATGFDAELGDAQPEAVDGGIRLMLAVIPLAFTAVGWLCFWLYPLRTRDV
- a CDS encoding ROK family protein codes for the protein MSRPLAGPQTLLRTLNGRAILERLAASGPQTRAELMAATGLSRTAVTQVLRMLDAAGAVAAAGLDRDTRGPAAGRVGLHPGLGHAAAVHVDHQAAHVVLVDATGAVRAERHGPFPVGGDRVAHIAALVAACRRSAKGALHLAVVGVPGIVGSDGAIRDDQGPDGGAFRAALTAALDCPVRIENDVNLAALAELTTGVGADLASFALLLLDDDLGAGIVIDGALHRGFSGVAGEVMYLPQTPVPIGAPVVGAAVVSDLALGLGLDVDAPFLAHLEAARHGDDAARALVAEIGRRLFLVAGSVALVLDPEAFILGGEAAHPALLDAVERVAEEYSAQLSLRFVASAFGPEAPLVGAVGEAASALRAEVFTRLLAPSRPAAGGR
- a CDS encoding polysaccharide deacetylase family protein; the protein is MIASSALADRLGLPAGARAVILNADDFGMCHAANTAISDLLARDRIDSATVMVPCAWSPEALAFAAGQPALDVGVHLVLTSEWRRYRWRPLTGGATVVDPDGFFPADVATVERQASEADVAAEIAAQLQAALDAGVDVTHLDNHMGSVYGLLTGRDFLRPVFALAARHGLPFRLPRHMEGADADPRLQAKLTEAAAVADAFGVEIVDRLWTHPFELGGEGTADEETYEQVRDGFLALLRAVPSGVTEIYLHPMTDGEELRAAVDFGAAKRDYERRLLDDPVVRQAMADEGLVRLGWRALRDLQRGEAR
- a CDS encoding aminobutyraldehyde dehydrogenase: MSRQSTTTAPLQNFIGGEPVAARGSGRLPLIDPVTEEAYGEIPLSDRADVDAAYAAATAAFPVWRATPPAERQLALFRIAEEMAARAEEFADLESQDTGKPRATLVADEILQSVDQLRFFAGAARSLEGRAAAEYLPGHTSFVRREPIGVIGQVTPWNYPLNMAVWKIAPALAAGNTVVLKPAESTPLTTLLLAEIVARHTPPGTLNVVLGDRETGAALVAHPTPQMVAITGSVRAGMAVARAAADDVKRVHLELGGKAPAIVFPDATIGKAVEGIVAGAFFNAGQDCTAATRVLVHASLHDAFVDALVARTRTHARTGAPHEEGVLYGPLSSAAQLAQVQGFIDRLPAHATVATGGVRQGDRGYFWEATVVTGVRQDDEVVQGEIFGPVLTVQPFDTEDEALAMANDVPYALAASVWTRDHARAMRFSRDLDFGCVWINTHLPFVSDMPHGGFQHSGYGKDLSQYGFDDYTRIKHVMSALD